The Peribacillus sp. FSL P2-0133 genome has a segment encoding these proteins:
- a CDS encoding 5-oxoprolinase subunit PxpA: MNTVDLNCDLGESFGTYRIGNDAEILDYVTSVNVACGFHAGDPTVMRKTVQLALEKEVKIGAHPGFQDLIGFGRRNMNISPQEAYDIVVYQIGALNGFLQSEGGNMQHVKPHGALYNMAAKNKELSLAIAEAVYKINPELILFGLSGSELIRAGQTIGLQTASEVFADRTYQQDGSLTSRMKAHAMIENDDDAVAQVIRMVKEGKVLSQQGTDVALKADTICIHGDGAHALTFARLVKKSLEISEITVKSIST, translated from the coding sequence ATGAATACAGTTGATTTGAATTGTGATTTAGGAGAGAGCTTTGGCACATATCGAATTGGAAATGATGCAGAGATTTTGGATTATGTAACATCTGTCAATGTTGCTTGTGGATTTCATGCTGGCGATCCGACCGTTATGAGAAAAACGGTTCAGCTTGCTTTAGAGAAAGAAGTAAAAATCGGAGCCCACCCAGGTTTCCAGGATTTAATAGGTTTTGGCAGACGCAATATGAATATTTCACCACAGGAAGCTTATGATATTGTTGTCTATCAAATTGGTGCATTAAATGGCTTTTTGCAATCTGAAGGCGGGAATATGCAACATGTTAAACCACATGGTGCTTTGTACAATATGGCGGCAAAGAATAAAGAGTTGTCTCTTGCCATAGCTGAAGCAGTATACAAAATTAATCCTGAGCTCATTTTATTTGGCTTGTCGGGCAGTGAATTAATACGTGCTGGACAGACCATTGGATTACAAACGGCTAGTGAAGTGTTTGCGGATCGGACATATCAACAAGATGGTTCATTGACTTCTCGTATGAAAGCGCATGCAATGATAGAAAATGATGATGATGCTGTTGCACAAGTAATTCGAATGGTTAAAGAAGGAAAGGTTTTATCACAGCAAGGAACTGATGTGGCTTTAAAGGCAGATACAATTTGTATTCATGGGGACGGAGCACATGCTTTAACCTTTGCTCGTCTTGTAAAAAAATCCTTAGAAATATCTGAAATTACAGTTAAGTCTATTTCTACATAA
- a CDS encoding putative hydro-lyase, with protein sequence MIDLSQATPAELRAMIRNNELIKPTAGMANGYAQANLAILKKEHAFDFLLFCQRNPKSCPLLDVTEIGSPIPKFAAQSGDIRTDIPKYRIYKYGELMEEVTDISDYWEDDMVGFLIGCSFTFEHALLNNDISIRHIEENSNVPMYKTNISCVEAGIFHGKMVASMRPIPQKDVVRAAQVTSRFPAVHGGPIHIGDPEAIGVSNIQQPDFGDAVTIREGEVPVFWACGVTPQSIAMETKPAIMITHAPGHMFITDIRDEKLGVL encoded by the coding sequence ATGATCGATCTTTCTCAAGCTACCCCGGCTGAATTGCGCGCAATGATCCGCAACAATGAATTGATTAAGCCAACTGCTGGCATGGCTAACGGTTATGCACAAGCGAACTTAGCCATCTTAAAAAAAGAGCATGCTTTTGATTTTTTATTGTTTTGTCAGCGTAATCCTAAGTCTTGTCCACTTCTAGACGTAACAGAAATTGGTTCTCCTATTCCTAAATTTGCTGCTCAGTCTGGTGATATACGTACAGATATTCCAAAATACCGGATATATAAATACGGTGAATTAATGGAAGAAGTAACGGATATTTCAGATTATTGGGAAGATGATATGGTTGGGTTTTTAATCGGTTGCAGCTTTACATTTGAACATGCCCTTTTAAACAACGATATTTCCATTCGTCATATTGAAGAGAACAGTAATGTACCGATGTATAAAACGAATATTTCATGTGTTGAAGCAGGGATATTTCACGGGAAAATGGTAGCGAGCATGCGTCCGATTCCTCAGAAAGATGTGGTGCGGGCGGCTCAAGTTACATCGCGTTTTCCTGCTGTTCATGGTGGTCCAATCCATATTGGAGATCCGGAGGCGATTGGTGTTTCTAACATACAGCAACCTGATTTTGGTGATGCAGTAACGATTCGTGAAGGAGAAGTGCCGGTCTTCTGGGCTTGTGGAGTAACGCCTCAATCTATCGCAATGGAAACAAAACCGGCGATTATGATTACGCATGCACCAGGACATATGTTTATAACGGATATCCGTGATGAAAAATTAGGCGTTTTATAA
- a CDS encoding molybdopterin oxidoreductase family protein has translation MQRDKFFKDVENLLHPNETLVKTHCAYCGMQCGMNLRVNRATNKIIGVEPRYDWPVTVGKMCPKGVTAYQQTNHDDRILTPLIRDDASLKGTKEGFREASWDEAYDLIAKKFSELQKKYGKDSLSVFSGVSMTNEKCYLTGKFARVALGTRYIDYNGRFCMSSAAGGFLRSFGVDRGSTLPWTDIHETDCLFLAGSNTAECHPTSMFRVWNVQERGGYIIVADPRETPVARRADVHLDLKPGTDLALANGILNELIQNGYADEEFINNHTNGFEETKELVKDFTPEYTSELTGVAPEKIIRAAEIYGRSPNAVVMFARGIEQQHKGVDNVSGYTNMALVTGKIGRPKSGVATFTGQGNGQGGREHGQKADLLPGYRKITNPEHVEEVCNVWNITPEEMPKPGVSAYEMFELMEQKTIRGLYLLCSNPAVSAPNLNFVRRAMKNLDFMLCSDFYLSESAEFADVILPSVTWSEDEGTVTNLEGRIIKINKAQEPIGKSKPDWQIQVELAERLGRGRYFSHLKTAKDVADEFRLASKGGNADYYGATWDKIDKQDGVFWPCKDANDKGTPHMFLDKKFYHADGKAKICALPYRPPAEEPDEKYPLRLTTGRVVYHYLSGNQTRRIQFLRDMCPEPYVEVHPDTAKKYNMDHEDKVRLYTRRGEAIYKVKITEAIREDTVFVPYHFGHEQSINLLTIAALDPMSRMPEFKVCAAQMEKVEIKKVQ, from the coding sequence ATGCAAAGGGATAAGTTTTTTAAAGATGTAGAGAATTTGTTACACCCTAATGAAACATTGGTTAAAACGCATTGTGCATATTGTGGAATGCAGTGCGGAATGAATTTAAGGGTAAATAGAGCGACAAATAAAATCATTGGGGTTGAACCACGTTATGACTGGCCCGTAACTGTTGGGAAAATGTGTCCAAAAGGGGTTACAGCTTACCAGCAGACGAACCATGATGATCGCATTTTAACACCGCTTATTCGTGATGATGCATCATTAAAGGGAACAAAGGAAGGTTTCCGAGAAGCCAGCTGGGATGAAGCATATGATTTAATCGCGAAAAAATTCAGTGAGCTTCAAAAAAAATATGGAAAAGATTCATTATCCGTTTTCAGCGGCGTATCAATGACGAATGAAAAATGTTATTTAACAGGGAAATTTGCACGTGTGGCTCTTGGCACGCGCTACATTGACTATAATGGCCGATTCTGCATGTCTAGTGCGGCCGGGGGATTCCTTCGTTCTTTCGGCGTAGATAGAGGTTCAACATTACCCTGGACAGATATTCATGAAACTGATTGCTTATTTCTTGCAGGAAGCAACACAGCAGAATGCCATCCAACTTCTATGTTCAGAGTCTGGAACGTTCAAGAAAGAGGCGGTTACATTATCGTGGCGGATCCCCGCGAAACGCCTGTTGCGAGAAGAGCGGATGTTCATCTTGACTTGAAACCGGGAACGGACCTTGCCCTTGCTAATGGAATCTTAAATGAATTAATTCAAAATGGTTATGCTGATGAAGAATTTATTAATAATCATACAAATGGATTTGAAGAAACAAAAGAGCTTGTAAAAGATTTTACGCCGGAATATACGAGTGAGCTTACAGGTGTTGCACCGGAAAAGATCATTCGCGCAGCAGAGATTTATGGAAGATCACCGAATGCAGTTGTCATGTTTGCCCGTGGAATTGAACAGCAGCATAAGGGCGTTGACAATGTATCTGGATATACAAACATGGCGCTTGTAACAGGTAAGATTGGCCGTCCGAAGTCTGGTGTAGCAACTTTCACTGGTCAAGGAAACGGGCAGGGTGGACGCGAGCATGGTCAGAAAGCGGATTTATTGCCAGGATACCGGAAAATTACGAATCCTGAACATGTGGAAGAAGTTTGTAACGTATGGAATATCACTCCGGAAGAAATGCCTAAGCCTGGTGTTTCGGCTTACGAAATGTTTGAACTGATGGAGCAAAAAACGATTCGCGGATTATATCTGCTATGTTCTAATCCTGCAGTATCTGCGCCTAACCTGAATTTTGTCAGAAGGGCGATGAAAAACCTGGATTTTATGCTGTGTTCGGATTTCTATCTTTCTGAATCAGCAGAGTTTGCGGATGTGATCCTGCCGTCCGTAACGTGGTCAGAAGATGAAGGAACAGTTACAAACCTTGAAGGGCGAATTATTAAGATAAATAAGGCACAAGAACCAATCGGAAAATCTAAGCCCGATTGGCAAATACAAGTAGAGCTTGCAGAACGTCTTGGGAGAGGAAGATATTTTTCCCATTTGAAAACTGCAAAAGATGTGGCAGATGAATTCAGACTGGCCAGTAAAGGCGGAAATGCCGATTATTACGGCGCCACATGGGATAAGATTGACAAACAGGACGGGGTATTTTGGCCTTGTAAGGATGCAAATGACAAGGGAACGCCGCATATGTTCTTGGATAAAAAATTCTATCACGCAGACGGTAAAGCGAAAATTTGTGCACTTCCTTACCGTCCCCCTGCTGAGGAGCCAGATGAAAAATATCCGCTTCGTTTAACAACTGGACGTGTCGTTTACCACTATCTATCAGGGAACCAGACGAGAAGAATTCAGTTCCTTCGTGATATGTGTCCGGAACCTTACGTGGAAGTACATCCGGATACAGCAAAAAAATACAATATGGACCATGAGGATAAGGTCCGCCTGTATACCCGAAGAGGTGAGGCAATCTATAAAGTGAAAATTACAGAAGCAATTCGTGAAGACACTGTATTTGTTCCATACCACTTTGGGCACGAGCAATCTATCAATCTATTAACCATTGCAGCGCTTGATCCAATGTCCCGTATGCCGGAATTTAAGGTCTGTGCAGCCCAAATGGAAAAAGTCGAAATAAAGAAGGTGCAATAA
- the pxpB gene encoding 5-oxoprolinase subunit PxpB gives MPEKLLNKTTCILSPLGDSAIVITFGNEIKYDIHKKIKMFMDLLEDEPFVGFIECVPAFTNLTVFYDPLVIYKKQKQSNNDEFISPYEVVRSIMERKLQWLKEDKKLTHRTVSIPVCYGGEYGPDLEYVARYNNLTTDEVIHIHSNGEYLAYMIGFAPGFPFLGGLSEKIATPRRSSPRMTIPTGAVGIAGMQTGVYPISTPGGWQLIGQTPTKLFLPDVNPPSLLQAGDIVKFHPISNQEYNEIILKEGLQ, from the coding sequence ATGCCGGAAAAGCTTTTGAATAAAACTACATGCATACTGTCTCCCTTAGGCGATTCCGCAATCGTGATTACATTTGGGAATGAAATTAAATACGACATTCACAAAAAAATTAAAATGTTTATGGATTTGCTTGAAGATGAACCTTTTGTTGGATTTATAGAATGTGTGCCGGCTTTTACAAATTTGACAGTTTTTTATGATCCTCTAGTTATCTATAAGAAACAAAAACAAAGCAATAATGATGAATTTATTTCCCCATATGAAGTGGTTCGTTCTATCATGGAAAGGAAACTACAGTGGTTAAAAGAAGATAAAAAGCTGACACACCGAACTGTTTCTATTCCTGTATGTTATGGGGGGGAATATGGCCCGGATTTGGAATATGTAGCTCGTTATAATAATTTAACTACTGATGAAGTCATCCATATTCATTCAAATGGTGAGTACTTAGCCTATATGATTGGATTTGCTCCAGGTTTTCCGTTTCTCGGTGGACTATCAGAAAAAATTGCAACACCTAGACGATCTTCTCCTAGAATGACCATACCAACAGGAGCAGTTGGAATTGCAGGTATGCAAACGGGTGTATATCCAATATCTACGCCAGGAGGGTGGCAATTAATTGGACAAACGCCAACCAAACTATTCTTACCAGATGTTAATCCTCCAAGCCTATTACAAGCAGGAGACATTGTGAAATTCCATCCAATTTCTAATCAAGAGTATAATGAAATTATTCTTAAGGAGGGGTTACAGTGA
- a CDS encoding Rieske (2Fe-2S) protein, producing the protein MPSDKNNKIPFNEDNYTHNIERNNERKLDRRGFMKTLVGAAGVFAISSLPWGAVAAKELMGLGEKEYPHKKITDVSKLAIGDAKNFKFPGDHDDAILIRLSEKKYVAYQNACTHLRCPVFWVKEEGEMICPCHHGKFDVETGVPTAGPPRRPLPEIQVKVENGAVYAVRVKRYEV; encoded by the coding sequence ATGCCGTCAGATAAAAATAATAAAATTCCCTTTAATGAAGATAATTACACTCATAATATTGAACGGAATAATGAAAGAAAGCTTGACAGACGTGGGTTCATGAAAACATTGGTGGGTGCTGCTGGCGTATTCGCCATTTCCTCCCTCCCTTGGGGGGCGGTAGCGGCTAAAGAATTGATGGGGCTTGGGGAGAAGGAGTATCCTCACAAAAAAATCACAGATGTAAGCAAACTTGCAATTGGTGACGCAAAGAATTTTAAATTTCCAGGTGATCATGATGATGCCATTTTGATCAGATTGTCAGAAAAGAAATACGTAGCATACCAAAATGCATGCACACATCTTCGCTGCCCAGTTTTCTGGGTGAAGGAAGAGGGCGAGATGATCTGCCCTTGCCATCATGGGAAATTTGATGTTGAAACAGGTGTTCCGACTGCAGGGCCGCCAAGAAGGCCGCTGCCTGAGATTCAGGTGAAAGTGGAAAATGGGGCGGTATACGCAGTAAGGGTGAAGCGTTATGAAGTTTAA
- a CDS encoding nitrate/nitrite transporter, with the protein MIRKIQLPLQTLNLVVGFMVWVLISSLMPFIKEDIAIPEGQLALVTAVPVILGSVLRIPLGFYANQFGARKIFLISFILLLFPVYYISIADSLADLLIGGLFLGIGGAVFSVGVTSLPKYYPKERHGFVNGIYGAGNLGTAVSAFAAPVVAENFGWSTTVQLYLVILAVFIAGNFLLGDKKELKVKTPLLEQVKSVYKNEKLWLLSLFYFITFGSFVAFTIYLPNFLVANFGLDKVDAGLRTAGFIVLATLMRPIGGWLADRFHSLILLMFVFGVYTVSAMILSFAPSIGWYTFGCLSIALCAGMGNGVIFKLVPMYFQKQAGIVNGIVSAMGGLGGFFPPLILSLLFNITGHYAIGFMALSEVALASLILVVWMYFQGKMGLAKEVIDHTIEGILITDTTGKIISVNPSFCSITGYQENEVIGKNPSILKSGRQPQTFYEDLWKSIEINGFWQGEIWNSRKDGQQYLQWLTISSIKNDAGDVVQYAGMFSDISSHRVKKA; encoded by the coding sequence ATGATTAGGAAAATACAGCTTCCATTACAGACTTTAAACTTAGTAGTAGGATTTATGGTGTGGGTATTAATTTCTTCCCTGATGCCTTTTATTAAAGAAGATATTGCTATACCTGAAGGTCAGCTTGCACTGGTGACAGCCGTTCCGGTTATTTTGGGATCAGTACTTCGTATCCCCCTTGGCTTTTACGCCAATCAGTTCGGGGCAAGGAAAATTTTCCTGATTAGCTTTATTTTACTATTGTTCCCTGTTTATTATATCAGTATCGCCGATTCCCTTGCCGACTTATTGATTGGAGGACTTTTCCTTGGTATTGGAGGAGCCGTATTCTCTGTTGGAGTAACCTCTTTACCTAAGTATTATCCAAAGGAGCGTCATGGCTTTGTAAACGGCATTTACGGTGCAGGGAACCTTGGAACGGCAGTATCGGCTTTTGCTGCACCTGTTGTAGCTGAGAATTTTGGCTGGTCAACAACTGTACAGCTTTATCTTGTGATTTTGGCTGTCTTTATCGCAGGTAACTTTCTGTTAGGGGATAAAAAAGAGCTGAAAGTAAAAACACCGCTTTTAGAACAAGTGAAGAGTGTCTACAAAAATGAAAAACTATGGCTGCTAAGTTTATTCTACTTTATTACATTCGGTTCTTTTGTTGCATTTACTATCTATCTGCCAAATTTTCTTGTAGCGAACTTTGGATTGGATAAAGTTGACGCCGGTTTGAGGACAGCAGGCTTTATTGTTCTTGCTACCCTAATGAGACCAATTGGCGGATGGCTTGCAGATCGCTTTCATTCCCTCATTCTGCTCATGTTTGTTTTCGGAGTGTATACGGTTTCAGCGATGATTCTATCCTTTGCTCCATCGATTGGATGGTACACTTTTGGTTGTTTGAGTATTGCCCTCTGTGCGGGAATGGGAAATGGTGTCATTTTTAAACTGGTGCCCATGTATTTCCAAAAGCAGGCTGGTATTGTGAATGGTATTGTTTCCGCAATGGGCGGTTTGGGAGGTTTTTTTCCGCCATTAATTTTATCCTTGTTATTCAATATCACAGGACATTATGCAATCGGGTTCATGGCATTGTCAGAAGTTGCCCTTGCAAGTTTGATTTTAGTTGTCTGGATGTATTTCCAAGGCAAAATGGGGCTTGCCAAAGAAGTGATTGATCATACAATAGAAGGGATTCTTATTACCGATACCACCGGCAAGATCATTTCAGTAAACCCTTCGTTTTGCAGTATTACGGGTTATCAGGAAAATGAAGTAATAGGGAAGAACCCTAGTATACTTAAGTCAGGCAGACAGCCTCAAACTTTTTATGAGGATTTGTGGAAATCCATTGAGATAAACGGGTTCTGGCAAGGTGAAATCTGGAATAGCCGAAAGGATGGACAGCAATATCTACAATGGCTGACCATTAGTTCGATAAAGAATGATGCGGGGGATGTCGTTCAATATGCAGGAATGTTTAGTGACATTTCAAGTCATAGAGTGAAAAAGGCATAA
- a CDS encoding sensor histidine kinase encodes MNTQPLKNNLSSYIIQTHEEEIKRIAMELHEGVGQSLSSLFSGMQLMESAIEQPAMKSYAGDMNQLLEKAIQEIRLLAVELHPPTLTTLGLISAIKSYIKLYTSTYGLEVELENHGIESEISDRESITLFRVCQEALVNIARYADTTKACMIFKWEKSRLLILIKDSGKGFEVEAAMNKLSGLAAMCERMHLIGGNCTIVSKIDDGTSIEISLPLY; translated from the coding sequence ATGAATACTCAGCCACTCAAAAACAACCTCAGTTCTTATATTATACAAACACATGAAGAAGAGATTAAAAGAATTGCCATGGAGCTTCATGAAGGTGTGGGGCAGTCCCTTTCCAGTCTCTTTTCTGGAATGCAGCTCATGGAATCGGCAATCGAACAGCCTGCCATGAAAAGCTATGCAGGTGATATGAATCAGTTATTGGAAAAGGCAATTCAAGAAATCAGGCTTTTGGCTGTAGAATTGCATCCACCTACCCTTACAACTCTTGGGCTTATTTCAGCTATAAAAAGCTACATAAAATTATACACTTCAACCTACGGCCTTGAGGTTGAGCTGGAGAACCATGGTATTGAATCGGAAATCTCTGATAGAGAAAGCATTACACTTTTCAGGGTCTGCCAAGAAGCATTGGTGAATATAGCAAGGTATGCTGACACAACGAAGGCATGTATGATATTTAAATGGGAAAAAAGCAGGTTATTGATTTTGATTAAAGATTCAGGGAAAGGGTTTGAGGTTGAAGCCGCTATGAATAAATTGAGCGGGCTTGCTGCCATGTGTGAAAGAATGCATTTGATCGGCGGAAATTGTACCATTGTTTCGAAAATAGATGACGGGACATCTATAGAGATTTCTCTGCCATTATATTAA
- a CDS encoding response regulator transcription factor, with translation MIKILLCDDHAVVRMGLKMLLNNHADMEVIGEASEGNEGIQRALELQPNVVVMDLSMPHGKDGLSATSELKKLMPEVAILILTMHDDDEYLFRTIQAGASGCILKSAPHEELLVAIRSLANGNAYLHPSATKRVMEEYLGSVKQGAADSFNLLSDREKEVLTLIAKGFSNKEIAGQLVISVKTVESHKGNLMEKLKMKTRHELVAFALKKGLLGYGI, from the coding sequence TTGATAAAAATTTTGCTTTGCGATGATCACGCCGTTGTAAGAATGGGCTTAAAGATGCTATTAAACAATCATGCGGATATGGAAGTGATAGGGGAAGCTTCAGAGGGGAACGAGGGAATACAGCGAGCACTAGAGCTTCAGCCTAATGTGGTAGTCATGGATTTAAGCATGCCTCATGGGAAAGATGGCTTATCGGCGACTTCCGAACTAAAAAAACTAATGCCTGAGGTAGCCATATTAATACTTACCATGCATGATGATGATGAATATTTGTTCAGAACTATTCAAGCGGGGGCTTCAGGCTGTATTTTAAAAAGTGCACCACATGAAGAATTATTGGTAGCCATCCGATCTTTAGCGAACGGAAATGCGTACCTTCATCCATCTGCAACAAAAAGGGTAATGGAAGAATACTTAGGCAGTGTGAAGCAGGGGGCAGCTGATTCTTTCAATCTGTTGTCTGACCGGGAAAAAGAGGTACTGACCTTGATAGCGAAAGGGTTTTCCAACAAAGAGATTGCCGGACAGCTTGTCATAAGCGTGAAAACTGTTGAAAGCCATAAAGGAAACCTAATGGAAAAGCTCAAAATGAAAACAAGGCATGAACTTGTTGCATTCGCTTTAAAAAAGGGGTTATTAGGGTATGGAATTTAG
- a CDS encoding 4Fe-4S dicluster domain-containing protein has protein sequence MKKRLYLELENCIGCRSCLAACTQCGGHEERNRNYVYDVNPLVNRQTMPLMCLHCVNPACARSCPAQAIQIHETGAVLSALVEKCIGCQNCTIACPYGIPKFDTEQNLMYKCDLCIDRTKDSIPPMCASVCPSNTLQWLTDEEIENKRKQFNLDNGKWVTSLPYLESETNVKVNLPGILQGITKLY, from the coding sequence ATGAAAAAGAGGCTCTACTTAGAACTTGAAAACTGCATAGGATGCAGGTCATGTCTAGCGGCTTGTACACAATGCGGAGGGCATGAAGAGCGGAACAGAAACTATGTATATGATGTAAACCCTCTGGTCAATCGGCAAACGATGCCTCTTATGTGCCTTCATTGCGTAAATCCTGCCTGTGCAAGGAGTTGTCCGGCCCAGGCAATCCAAATCCATGAGACAGGGGCCGTGTTATCAGCACTCGTTGAAAAATGTATCGGCTGCCAAAATTGTACGATTGCTTGCCCATATGGAATACCGAAATTTGATACTGAACAAAACTTAATGTACAAATGCGATTTATGTATCGACCGGACAAAAGACAGTATCCCGCCAATGTGTGCAAGTGTTTGCCCATCCAATACACTTCAATGGTTGACAGATGAAGAAATTGAAAATAAGAGAAAACAATTTAATCTAGATAATGGAAAATGGGTGACTAGCCTTCCTTATCTTGAAAGTGAAACGAACGTTAAGGTAAATCTCCCAGGTATTTTACAGGGGATAACCAAGCTATATTAG
- a CDS encoding biotin-dependent carboxyltransferase family protein — protein MSLRVIKPGLLTSIQDLGRKGFQQHGVIVSGAMDAYSLRIANMLVGNKESEAAMEITLMGPTLKIEKNCLIAITGGNLSPTIDSQAVPMWKPVYVKKGSILRFAGCKSGCRTYLSVAGGYAISTVMNSKSTYLRGEIGGYKGRALKVDDVVDFNETSTILDNREFKEAFIAPKWFVNEKEFMPSRMPVIRFIDGSQYDYFTDSSKVSFAENLFKVSNQSDRMGYRISGPLLELQDKRELLSEAVTNGSVQVPPDGNPIILLADSQTTGGYPKIAQVITADLPLIAQVKPGESIQFSRVTLKEAEQHFLQKEQQLKDLKVSISLFLKNSM, from the coding sequence GTGAGCCTGCGTGTAATCAAACCGGGATTATTAACTAGTATTCAGGATCTTGGAAGAAAAGGGTTTCAGCAACATGGAGTGATTGTAAGCGGCGCAATGGATGCATATTCCCTAAGAATTGCCAATATGTTAGTTGGCAATAAAGAAAGTGAAGCGGCCATGGAAATTACGTTAATGGGTCCGACTCTTAAAATAGAAAAAAATTGCTTGATCGCGATAACAGGTGGAAATTTATCACCTACTATTGACAGTCAAGCTGTTCCAATGTGGAAGCCTGTTTATGTAAAAAAAGGCTCTATTCTTCGATTCGCGGGATGTAAATCAGGTTGTAGGACTTATTTGTCTGTAGCGGGAGGATACGCTATTTCTACAGTTATGAATAGTAAAAGTACATATCTAAGAGGGGAAATTGGGGGCTATAAGGGAAGAGCATTAAAAGTAGATGATGTTGTGGATTTTAATGAAACTTCTACGATTCTAGATAACCGGGAGTTTAAAGAAGCGTTTATCGCTCCAAAGTGGTTTGTCAATGAAAAGGAGTTTATGCCAAGTCGCATGCCAGTTATTCGTTTCATAGATGGAAGCCAGTACGATTATTTTACGGACTCTAGTAAAGTTAGTTTTGCAGAGAATTTGTTTAAAGTTTCAAACCAATCTGATCGTATGGGCTATAGAATATCAGGTCCTTTGTTAGAGTTACAGGATAAAAGGGAGCTATTGTCTGAAGCAGTAACTAACGGGTCTGTTCAAGTTCCTCCTGATGGAAACCCTATTATTCTTCTTGCGGATAGCCAAACAACGGGAGGGTATCCTAAGATAGCTCAAGTGATTACTGCAGATTTACCATTAATTGCTCAGGTCAAACCAGGGGAATCTATTCAATTTTCACGAGTAACCTTAAAAGAAGCCGAGCAGCATTTCCTTCAAAAAGAACAACAATTAAAAGATTTAAAGGTTTCGATTTCATTATTTCTAAAAAACAGCATGTAA
- a CDS encoding NRAMP family divalent metal transporter, translated as MATSAIGPGFLMQTTVYTQSLAASFGFVILISVILDIFAQTNVWRIIAVSEKRGQEIANMVLPGLGYVLAALIVMGGLAFNIGNIAGAGLGLNAMIGISPTTGAAISAVIAVLIFVVKEAGKAMDRFTQIAGFFMICLMIYVAWTTSPPVGEAVVKTFAPDKIDIIAIVTLVGGSVGGYITFAGGHRLLDAGVKGVGALPQVTKSSVMGILITTVMRVALFLAVLGVVSKGLQIDSENPAASVFQLAAGNVGYKMFGIVMWAAAITSVVGAAYTSVSFIRTFSEKINKKANWIIIGFIVVSTICFLLIGQPVKVLLVVGAINGLILPIALGTLLIAAYKKNIVGDYKHPLWLTISGVFVVIIMALMGVYTLMKQLPALF; from the coding sequence ATGGCAACATCAGCCATAGGACCAGGTTTTTTAATGCAGACAACTGTTTATACCCAAAGTCTTGCAGCAAGTTTTGGGTTTGTTATCCTTATTTCAGTTATTCTTGATATTTTTGCACAAACAAATGTATGGCGCATTATTGCTGTATCTGAAAAACGAGGACAAGAGATTGCAAACATGGTTCTTCCAGGACTAGGTTATGTTCTAGCGGCACTCATAGTTATGGGGGGGCTAGCATTTAATATAGGGAACATCGCAGGAGCTGGACTTGGTCTAAATGCGATGATTGGAATTTCCCCAACAACTGGAGCAGCAATTAGTGCAGTTATTGCAGTATTAATATTTGTAGTAAAAGAAGCGGGAAAAGCTATGGACCGCTTTACACAAATCGCAGGCTTTTTTATGATCTGTTTGATGATATATGTTGCATGGACAACTTCTCCTCCAGTTGGAGAAGCAGTAGTGAAGACATTTGCACCTGATAAGATTGATATTATCGCAATCGTTACATTAGTTGGGGGATCTGTGGGTGGCTATATTACATTTGCTGGCGGTCATCGTCTATTGGATGCAGGAGTGAAAGGTGTCGGAGCACTGCCACAAGTAACAAAGAGTTCAGTAATGGGTATTTTAATAACCACAGTTATGCGAGTTGCATTATTTTTAGCAGTTCTAGGTGTTGTATCTAAAGGCTTGCAAATTGATTCAGAAAACCCTGCGGCATCCGTTTTTCAACTTGCTGCTGGAAATGTAGGTTATAAAATGTTTGGTATTGTTATGTGGGCTGCAGCAATCACATCAGTAGTTGGTGCTGCATATACTTCTGTTTCGTTTATCAGAACATTCAGCGAAAAAATAAATAAAAAGGCTAACTGGATTATCATTGGCTTTATAGTCGTATCGACCATTTGCTTTCTATTAATTGGTCAACCGGTTAAAGTACTACTTGTAGTAGGGGCAATTAATGGTCTGATTTTACCAATTGCACTTGGTACACTTTTAATTGCGGCATATAAGAAGAATATTGTGGGTGATTATAAACATCCTTTATGGTTGACGATTTCCGGCGTATTTGTGGTAATCATCATGGCGTTAATGGGCGTATATACATTAATGAAACAACTGCCCGCTCTTTTTTAA